A DNA window from Anaerocolumna sp. AGMB13020 contains the following coding sequences:
- a CDS encoding DUF2634 domain-containing protein, translating into MADFEYTEVEVVEQPSKTYRLDLANNRMLGKVDGLEAIKQAIYLRLSTEREDYLIYSEDYGIQLEDLVGEPDAYVLPTLQRRIAEALLRDERVLGVDDFYFTEEKGSVTAAFTVRTDWGDIVMEKEVDY; encoded by the coding sequence ATGGCTGATTTTGAATACACAGAAGTTGAGGTGGTAGAGCAACCCAGTAAAACTTACCGGCTTGACTTAGCGAATAATAGAATGCTAGGTAAAGTAGATGGATTGGAAGCAATCAAGCAGGCAATCTATTTAAGGCTTAGTACTGAGAGAGAGGATTATCTAATCTATAGCGAGGATTATGGGATACAGCTTGAAGATCTGGTTGGTGAACCTGATGCCTATGTGCTGCCTACCTTACAGAGAAGAATAGCAGAAGCGCTGTTGCGGGATGAGAGGGTACTTGGAGTTGATGATTTTTACTTTACGGAGGAAAAGGGAAGCGTAACTGCGGCCTTTACCGTTCGTACTGATTGGGGGGATATAGTGATGGAAAAGGAGGTGGATTACTGA
- a CDS encoding baseplate J/gp47 family protein, with product MYEANTYDAILERMLEQIPDSIDKREGSIIFDALAPVAVELTQTYIEMDAILNEAFADTASREYLIKRAAERGLAPSAATYTVAKGEFNMDLAVGDRFSCGDYNYAASEKISTGIWKLTCETPGSTPNGNLGMLIPIDYIDGLTTAALTEILIPGEDEEETEDFRSRYFATLSTKSFGGNKADYIEKVNAVSGVGGVKVYPVWNGGGTVKLVIINSDYGKATTTLIDTVQTMVDPTINRGGGNGLAPIGHIVTVETVTETKVNLTFNITYQEGYSFHEVESYITGVIDNYFLELCKTWDDNDSLIIRISQLESRLLNVTGVVDVTGTTINGEASNLVLSADAIPVRGTVIG from the coding sequence ATGTATGAAGCAAATACTTATGATGCCATTCTCGAACGAATGCTGGAACAGATCCCGGATTCTATTGATAAAAGAGAAGGAAGTATCATCTTTGATGCCTTGGCACCGGTAGCAGTGGAGCTGACACAGACCTACATAGAAATGGATGCAATCTTAAATGAAGCTTTCGCGGACACAGCGTCCAGAGAATATCTGATTAAGAGGGCAGCTGAAAGAGGTCTTGCACCTTCTGCTGCAACCTATACAGTTGCGAAAGGCGAATTTAATATGGATCTAGCTGTTGGTGACAGGTTTAGCTGCGGAGATTATAATTATGCCGCATCGGAAAAGATATCAACCGGTATATGGAAACTGACCTGTGAAACTCCAGGAAGTACACCAAATGGCAATCTTGGCATGCTGATACCCATTGACTACATAGATGGACTGACAACGGCTGCTTTGACTGAAATATTGATACCAGGTGAAGACGAAGAGGAAACCGAAGATTTCAGAAGCAGATACTTTGCAACTCTTTCGACCAAATCTTTTGGCGGGAACAAAGCGGATTATATCGAAAAAGTAAACGCTGTTTCCGGTGTTGGCGGAGTAAAAGTGTATCCTGTGTGGAATGGCGGAGGAACAGTAAAACTGGTAATCATTAATTCGGATTATGGGAAAGCAACAACAACCTTAATTGATACTGTGCAGACAATGGTTGACCCGACTATAAATAGAGGCGGGGGCAACGGTCTTGCACCGATTGGTCATATAGTAACGGTTGAGACTGTTACAGAGACCAAAGTCAATCTTACGTTTAACATAACATATCAGGAGGGGTACTCCTTTCATGAAGTAGAGAGCTATATCACCGGAGTAATCGATAATTATTTCTTAGAACTGTGTAAAACCTGGGATGATAATGACAGCTTGATTATACGTATCTCTCAGTTGGAGTCAAGGTTACTGAATGTTACAGGAGTTGTTGATGTTACAGGTACAACCATTAATGGAGAGGCATCTAATCTGGTTTTATCCGCTGATGCTATTCCGGTAAGGGGGACGGTAATTGGATAG
- a CDS encoding putative phage tail protein, whose product MDREINLIEYLPGVLREIKEFKALSAAENAEVIGLWEELENVLDDQFVNESTLNGVKRWERILGIKALDTDTLSDRKFRILTRLNEQLPYTYTNLEAQLNLLCGRDGYKLILDSSAYALTVKVALTAKKKYAEVGNLLDRVVPCNIVITLLLLYNQHSTLNQYTHIKLSQYKHSEVREEVLN is encoded by the coding sequence TTGGATAGGGAGATAAATCTGATAGAGTACCTTCCCGGTGTACTGAGAGAAATAAAAGAATTCAAAGCTCTTTCAGCAGCGGAAAATGCAGAGGTCATCGGGCTGTGGGAAGAACTTGAAAATGTACTGGATGACCAGTTTGTTAATGAGTCTACATTAAACGGGGTTAAGAGATGGGAACGTATCTTAGGGATAAAAGCACTTGATACGGATACATTGAGTGACCGAAAATTCAGGATATTGACCAGGTTGAATGAGCAGCTTCCGTATACTTATACTAACCTGGAAGCACAATTGAATCTTTTGTGTGGGAGAGATGGGTATAAGCTTATTTTAGACAGTAGTGCATATGCTTTGACTGTTAAAGTGGCTTTAACTGCCAAGAAAAAATATGCTGAGGTTGGTAACCTGCTTGATCGGGTGGTGCCGTGTAATATTGTAATAACATTATTACTATTATATAACCAGCATAGTACACTGAATCAATATACACACATTAAGTTAAGCCAATATAAACACAGTGAAGTAAGAGAGGAGGTCTTGAATTAA